From the Chloroflexus aurantiacus J-10-fl genome, one window contains:
- a CDS encoding S9 family peptidase gives MAQIAPYGSWRSPISAEMLVARQVSLNWPAIDGADIYWIEGRPQEGGRNVLVRRTADGVVSDVTPPDMNVRTLVHEYGGASYTVDQGEVFFVEFRDQLLYRQRPGELPVAVGTPDGLRFAEMQVDRRRNRIIAIGEDHRGTGEAQNYLVAVDLDSGAITPLHTGRDFVAAPRLSPDGNWLAWLAWDHPNMPWDAAELWVAPILEDGSLGSARQLAGGAGDSCFQPEWTTDGQVLVVAERTGWWNLYRLDLAGNATPLYPLDAEFGQPLWQPGMRTYVPLADGRVLATYCRQSRWHMVIIERDGSIHPIDLPVSVINIVNGTGERVVFTGSSPTTPTTLFLLDLSDQSLLPLRRSGELPVDPAYLSLPEVISFPSAGGRTAYGIFYPPHNPDFVAPEGELPPLLVMIHGGPTAAAQPTLRLSIQYWTSRGIGVLDVNYGGSTGFGRAYRELLDGAWGVVDVEDCIAGAQFLAATGRADPNRLLITGGSAGGFTVLAALAFHKVFRAGASHFGVADLAALARDTHKFESRYLDRLVGPYPERADLYEARSPLTHADQITSPVIFFQGLEDKVVPPAQSEMMYEALRSRGVYTEYVPFPGEQHGFRKAENIITAIERELAFYGNVLGFTPAQ, from the coding sequence ATGGCCCAGATTGCCCCCTACGGTAGTTGGCGCTCGCCAATCTCCGCTGAAATGCTCGTCGCCAGACAAGTGAGCCTGAACTGGCCCGCTATCGATGGTGCCGATATCTATTGGATTGAGGGTCGGCCCCAGGAGGGCGGACGCAATGTCCTGGTACGCCGCACTGCCGATGGTGTGGTCAGCGATGTCACACCACCAGACATGAATGTACGCACACTGGTACACGAGTATGGCGGCGCCAGCTATACGGTCGATCAGGGTGAGGTGTTTTTTGTCGAATTTCGCGACCAACTGCTATACCGCCAGCGTCCCGGCGAGCTGCCGGTTGCGGTAGGTACTCCCGATGGGCTACGCTTTGCCGAGATGCAGGTTGATCGCCGACGCAACCGCATCATTGCGATTGGCGAAGATCATCGCGGTACCGGCGAAGCCCAAAACTATCTGGTGGCAGTTGATCTGGATAGTGGTGCGATCACACCTCTCCATACCGGACGTGATTTCGTTGCTGCACCCCGGCTCAGTCCCGATGGCAACTGGCTGGCCTGGTTAGCCTGGGATCATCCCAATATGCCCTGGGATGCCGCTGAGCTGTGGGTGGCTCCGATCCTGGAGGATGGCAGTCTCGGTTCGGCTCGTCAACTGGCCGGTGGCGCCGGCGATTCATGCTTCCAGCCAGAATGGACGACCGACGGTCAGGTACTGGTCGTCGCCGAGCGGACTGGCTGGTGGAACCTGTATCGGCTCGATCTTGCCGGCAACGCGACACCACTGTACCCGCTCGATGCCGAATTTGGTCAACCACTCTGGCAGCCGGGCATGCGCACCTATGTCCCCCTGGCTGATGGCCGGGTTCTGGCGACATATTGCCGGCAGAGTCGCTGGCATATGGTGATCATTGAGCGTGATGGTAGTATTCATCCCATCGATCTGCCGGTGTCGGTGATTAACATTGTCAATGGCACCGGTGAGCGTGTGGTGTTTACCGGCAGCTCACCAACCACACCAACGACCCTGTTCCTGCTCGACCTGAGCGATCAGTCGCTATTGCCGCTGCGGCGTAGCGGTGAATTGCCGGTTGACCCGGCTTATCTATCTCTGCCAGAGGTCATCAGCTTTCCGAGTGCCGGTGGTCGCACTGCTTACGGCATCTTCTACCCACCGCACAACCCCGATTTTGTCGCGCCAGAAGGCGAATTACCGCCCCTGCTGGTTATGATCCACGGCGGACCAACCGCTGCTGCCCAACCAACCCTTCGCCTATCGATCCAGTACTGGACAAGTCGGGGCATTGGGGTGTTGGATGTGAATTATGGTGGAAGTACCGGCTTTGGTCGCGCTTATCGCGAGCTACTCGATGGGGCGTGGGGTGTCGTTGATGTAGAGGATTGTATTGCCGGTGCCCAATTTCTCGCTGCTACCGGGCGGGCTGATCCCAACCGGCTGCTGATCACCGGAGGGAGTGCCGGTGGGTTTACCGTACTGGCCGCACTCGCATTCCACAAGGTCTTCCGCGCCGGTGCCAGCCACTTCGGCGTGGCCGATCTGGCAGCATTGGCTCGCGACACGCACAAGTTCGAGTCGCGTTATCTCGACCGCCTGGTCGGCCCATACCCTGAGCGCGCAGACCTCTACGAGGCACGCTCACCGCTCACTCACGCCGATCAAATTACCAGTCCGGTGATCTTCTTTCAGGGGTTAGAAGATAAGGTTGTTCCGCCAGCCCAATCGGAAATGATGTACGAGGCATTACGTTCACGGGGCGTCTACACCGAATATGTCCCCTTCCCCGGCGAACAACACGGTTTTCGCAAGGCCGAAAACATCATCACCGCAATCGAGCGCGAACTGGCCTTCTACGGCAACGTGTTGGGATTCACCCCGGCGCAGTAG
- a CDS encoding sensor histidine kinase, with protein sequence MSTEPAALLERATAIVTAQLNELRDLYHAALHQHEDIRRRVQQLSRQLDEAVIQERFARERGMSTVAATARVNQIRAEHAAAAATEAELRRAMRQLDQLIRQIEMSSTTLTRNAEGIAADPWVQALRAQIIKGREEERIRLAREVHDGPAQVLANALMGVEVCQNLLQEQHLDRLGSILSQLGDSVREGLREVRSFIADLRPGKLEEQGLVAALHEYIRRYRDTVSNAVHFEADPLPRLPAEAEIVLYRIVQEALQNARKHARGAPVRVTLTTRNGQLQLIIRDEGPGFDLREVSRRAGRESWGLTSMRERAELIGAQLTVTTRHGAGTEVHVKMPLPTAR encoded by the coding sequence TTGAGTACGGAGCCAGCCGCCTTACTTGAGCGTGCCACAGCTATCGTTACCGCGCAATTAAACGAACTGCGCGATCTATATCACGCTGCGCTGCATCAGCACGAAGACATACGGCGGCGCGTCCAGCAACTCTCGCGCCAGCTTGACGAAGCCGTGATTCAGGAACGCTTCGCGCGTGAGCGCGGCATGTCAACCGTTGCCGCAACTGCCCGCGTTAATCAGATACGGGCGGAACATGCGGCGGCGGCGGCTACCGAAGCCGAACTACGGCGGGCTATGCGCCAGCTCGATCAGCTCATTCGTCAGATTGAGATGAGCAGCACGACGTTAACGCGCAATGCAGAAGGTATCGCTGCCGATCCCTGGGTGCAGGCATTGCGTGCTCAGATTATCAAAGGCCGTGAAGAAGAACGTATCCGACTGGCGCGTGAAGTTCACGATGGCCCGGCCCAGGTGCTGGCAAATGCGCTGATGGGAGTAGAGGTGTGTCAGAACCTGCTCCAGGAACAACACCTCGACCGGTTAGGCTCAATTTTGAGCCAGTTGGGTGACAGTGTGCGTGAAGGGTTGCGCGAGGTGCGCAGCTTTATCGCCGACCTGCGACCGGGTAAACTCGAAGAGCAAGGACTGGTCGCCGCGCTTCACGAGTATATTCGGCGCTACCGCGACACGGTGAGCAATGCCGTTCACTTTGAAGCCGACCCACTGCCGCGACTACCAGCCGAAGCCGAGATTGTGCTCTACCGCATCGTGCAGGAAGCCCTACAAAATGCCCGCAAACATGCCCGCGGTGCTCCGGTACGGGTCACCCTTACCACTCGCAACGGCCAGTTACAGCTCATCATCCGAGATGAAGGGCCAGGATTTGATCTGCGCGAAGTAAGCCGACGTGCTGGCCGTGAAAGCTGGGGTCTGACCAGCATGCGCGAGCGTGCCGAACTCATCGGCGCTCAATTGACAGTTACGACCCGTCACGGTGCGGGAACCGAGGTTCATGTGAAAATGCCATTACCTACTGCGCGTTAA